AACTCGGGGTGTGCGTCCCGCGGACCAACAGCAGACAACCATCTGATGGCAACAGCTTGTAGCGTAGCTATGGTTGGTTCTGTGTGAAAATAACCACTTAAGCTGAAATTAATATTCATTAGGCCGATGATATGGTAAGTAAAATAGCTAAAATTGCGCCCCTCCTATATCCtgggtttgtctttttttagtgTAGGTGGCTGTTTAAAGTTTGAAGGCGCGCGCTCTGGACTCATTCCGGTGTCGTGCGTATGTTACCCTGGACCTCTGTGGCGTTAATTTGAGTTTTCCAGCGTTTCGCTGACAGTTAGGGAGACGTCATTTTAGCTGTTCACTTGGACAGAGCGGCGCAGTGAGGGAAGGCGGGAGGTGGGAGGTTTGTGTGCGCGCGTGAAGGTGTGCGGGTGTCTGTCCCGGATGGTGGGCTGAGCTCGCGCCACACGCCAATCAAACTCGAGGCAGGTGTGCTGccgggtgagagagagagcgcgtgagggagagagagagagggagagagaggaggggggatTAGGACTGCGCGAGGTGTCTCAGAAAAGGGAATAAAGCCGGCGCGAGCGCCGCAGTTTACTCACATCATGAGCAGGCTCTCTCTAcagttaaaaagtaaataaataaaaaatagcttCCACGTGTTTCCCGGATACAAGGTttctcgtttgtttgttttttacgtGATAAAATGAGTCTTTTAAAGCTGCGCAGGATAAATCGATTTCTCTCGTGACCGGGATATTTTTGACGCGTTTTGGGATTTTCCCCAGAAGCCGAAGGTAAGGACTGCTGATCATTCCCGAGCTTACTCTGGTTAAAGTGTTGTAAAAGTGTAGACTGTTATCGATTTGTGTTACATGAACAGTGGGGACAGAAAATGCGATGCATGTATAACTCACAGTCCTCTATTTCCTTGGaatacattgttattattattgcttttgttgttgttgttattattattgttattattttgttgttgttgttattgttttaattttgttctACCGAAGTTGAACGTGAAACCCACTTGTGAAAACTTTAATGGAAGCATATGTGTTTTCtgcgaaaaaaaaagaaaaacaaacagcataaaaaaagaaaagaaatatgtaaagaaaaaattTAATATAGTAAAAATTAAAGACGGGCTGAATTCTTGAGTTAAAGTTCTGGTATGCGGAGTCCTGCGTGTCGTCTTTATGCTGTACCTATGAGTAGTTAaatcaaacagaagaagaagaaaaaacaccgCAGTTGTTTTACATTCTTAGACCCAGTGTCCTTTTTCTGTAATACGCAATGTAATTATTAAATTTCTTAGaatgtataaatgtattgtAATTTCTTAGCAACGAtctctttaatttaaaattttgtgaaatgtttgtaaaatattataccggtttttaaaatatatcacAACTGTGTGTGAATGCAGAACCAACATAAGATGCGCTGTAAGGGATTTATGGAAATTTCTGGCATGCAAATTTGCTGTTtctaaaaaaagtgaaaacaataTATTCAtaatacatttacaaaaaataacttttattcTCAAGAAGCTCATATAAATCTCTTATTTACACTATTCGTTATATTCAGTAATTATCATTATCATACTTAAAatatatgcaaaaatataaGGTATATTAAAATaagcacaataaataaacacaataaaaagtaTATGAAGTAACGCACGAATGGGACATCTGAAGTGCCACAGTTCTATTAAAGGCAATAAGATTGGCATCATATAAGCAAAGCCTTGTGAATGgtacagaaataataataataactatatGCAACCTTATTAAAATACCGTATGTGCCATTGGTGgtatttgcattattttatttttaatttttttaaatgattcttttttttaaagtacactTCACAGCAGTGCTTATGAAAGAGTGTTTCCTCATCCTCCTGAATCATTTTTCCCATTTGATAATTCAAAAATTCGCAGGAGCCACATCAAGATATACCTCCtgagcatttaaaaaatatatttgctgTCATCAAAACAAGTAACAGCAATAATATTCCATCTGCACAATTCAGCTTCGATTTCTGTGCCCCTTATGAAATTGCAAGAATAGTCAgaaattaaaatacattaaaaatattaaaataagcaTTTAGCTGTGATGTCAAAATATTTCTAAATTAATTGTTAACTTtcttaaaaaacagattttgaaaGGGTAATCagatacatttaattaaaatgttacatttcactggatttttttatttattctctttgcTCTCCCTTATCCACTTctctgttatttattattttgaggAATATTTATTTGGTCGAAGTGCATATTAGGTAATAAGAAACTCATTTCATATTGCTGATAATACAGGTAGAGAAGCGCTCGTAAACTGTTTTAAAAGGTTATTTATGAATTAATAAATGttgaactttctttctttctttctttctttccaggttttttttttactttttatccgAGCATGGACAAGACTCATCTTTCAAGCCCTACTGATATCATAATGACAAGCTCAACAGGCCCCTACCAACAGGAACCCCTGACTCCACCCAGGCCCACCCATCAccactcttcatcctcttccttATCGTCAccctctccttcttcttcctcctcaccacTCAAACCCAACCAGGTTGGCCAGGTCTTCCTTTATGGCGTTCCCATTGTATCACTGGTCATAGATAATACAGAGAGACTTTGCTTGGCGCagatttccaacacactcctcaAGAATTACAGTTATAATGAGATTCACAATCGTCGGGTGGCACTGGGCATCACCTGTGTTCAGTGCACGCCGGTTCAGCTGGAGATACTCCGAAGGGCCGGCGCCATGCCCATCTCGTCACGACGCTGTGGCATGATCACCAAGCGTGAAGCTGAGCGTCTGTGCAAGTCCTTTCTCGGAGAGAACTCGCCACCGAAACTCCCCGACAACTTTGCTTTCGATGTAACACATGAGTGCGCCTGGGGTTGCCGTGGTAACTTCATTCCTGCACGCTACAATAGTTCAAGGGCCAAATGCATCAAGTGTTCCTTCTGCAACATGTACTTCTCCCCAAATAAGTTTATTTTCCATTCCCACCGCTCAACACCAGAAACCAAATATACCCAGCCTGATGCTGCCAACTTTAATTCCTGGCGACGACACCTCAAACTAACCGACAAACATCCACCAGAGGAGTTAATTTATGCGTGGGAAGATGTCAAAGCTATGTTCAATGGAGGCAGCCGAAAGAGAGCCTTGCCCTCGTCTTCCCATTGTTCTGCTATGGGTCCCATGAAGAGTCTGTCAGGTTCAGTGGTGCCTCACGTAATGGGACCTGAGCTGGGTGCTCAGAAAAGAACCCGCTTTGAAGATGAGGATGATCTGGATGGAGGGAGTCTTTCTCCTCGTAAGACACCACGTAGTTACCCTGTCATTCCTGTCCCAAGCAAAGGTTTCGGCATGCTGCAGAAGTTCCCTCCTACATCACTCTTCCCCTCCCCTTATCCCTTTCCAGCATTTGGCCTCTGCCAGCAGAAAAAAGAGGACAGTGATGTGCCAGCTGGACAGAAAGGGGCAGGGTTGTCTGGTCTTTTATGGCCCGGTCGAAAAGACTCTTTTTATCCTCCTTTCTGCATGTTTTGGCCACcaagagcagcaggaggaatcCCTGTCCCCACTTACATCCATCCTCAGCCCAGCACCCTCTCCTCCCTGACAGACAACCCCTCACTGAGGCAGGCCTTCCTGGATCTCTCAGACCCCAGTGAATCTGGAGCTGTGAGTGGAAATGGAAGTGGGATCAATGCAACTATGACTCCCAGTGGCGGGTCCACCACACCCAAATCTGGGCTGTTTGACACAGAGTGTACAACAGTTACCACCGACCCTCGCCCTGTCACCTCAGAGGGCTGGCTCAAACTACTGGAGAACCCAACTCTCCAGTCAAGGAAGTCAAGCTATGGCTCTGCGTTCCGACCTGTCATCAAAGATGCAGAAAGCATTGCCAAGCTCCACAGCAATGGCGGAGGGGTCACTGGAGCAACGGATGAAGACTTTGTAGTCACCAGATCAGACCAACACCCGCGGCTATCACCAACTAGCAGTTGCAGCTATGGAAGTGAAAGTGGAGGTGATGGGGAACCGGAGGGAGCAGAAAGcgaggaggagggggaagtgGATGTGGAGTCATCAAAGcaagatgatgaagaggagggaaGCTTTACAAACAGACCACCACAGACTCAAACCAACCTGTACCTCTCTGCGCTGAGTGACAATGCTGGAGAGGATAGGGGGAAAGACAGAGGGAGTGGCGCAATGTATCCCGGTACGTCCCCTCGATCCTCCTCAGATCCGATCCAGCAGGAGTCTCCCAGCCTGCCCACCTCCCCTCCTGCCAGCTTACCTCTCTCAAGCTCCACCCCACCTCACCGGGAGGACACAGCTTACAAAAACGTAAATATCCCCACAGGCCACTTTAgctaattattatttaaatggtGCCGCAGTCAGGCAGTGGTGTGATCTGCATAAGCAGATTGATAGGCTGGTTTCTCCCCGTAGACATGAAAACAGTCACCTCACTCTGATACTAGCTAATAGGCCCAGGTGTGGCTTGTTTAATGGCCACTTTGTGTTCGTTCTCCCTCTGTCACCCCAGCTTGTTAGGGCAACTCTAATCTTTAACCTGTCGACTCCCATGTTAACCAGACCtccaagaggaggaggaagtagAGGTTCAATTTTGACGATggttttctttggggggggtTAAACTATCATCTAGCAACACACTGCAGATTTATCTCAGTATTCATTTTGAGGAATAAAAGCATAGTCTCCAGTATATTGCAGATTAAATTATTAGTAGTATTAGTATTATCAGAATCAGACTGCCCTGCCTCAGTGCATGTtccagttttttaaatttattgtcttaaattaaatatttatcaaCTATATTTGATTTCCAGgttcacaaaaacagagacGAAGGACTTCCTGCATATGCAACCAAAGACAATTCCAGCATTTCCGGTAAGCGCAAACGTTTTAATCTTTTGgaacagtttttcattttaaagtctCCACAACACAGAACGCGGCATTGCAGAAATCTAATTAAATGCATTCgttttgaaactgaaaaatagtTGTTGACACAAAAGTTAAAAAGCACATTAAGCATcatcctttttttctccatcaaATTTGCAACAGCAAATAATCTTTCATATATAATCTCCAGAAATCACTATATTGGTTGCATGGTTTGTTGGACGCTACATCTTCCACCCTGCAGTTGTTTTACGATGTCTCAGTTTCATCAAATGTTTTTTACACTGTTTCATCAAATAGCATTACACAATCTATTTCAGCAAACTGTTACTATTTGCTTCATCAGATGTCCGAGTCTGTTGTATTATAGcatctttgtttcatttattgtcTGAGTGAGTGGTTTTATAGTGTCCCTGTGTTCCTGTGAGGCTCATATTCCTGTGACGTTTCATTTGCTCCTCTCATCTCCCACTCTGACCCTTTTCCCGGAGAAAATGTCTTCCCCGTGTTTTCTCGCAGTGCGTTGACAAACACACATGCGTACGCTCGACCATAGCTCCCAAATGCATACACACAAAGGAGACGCACACTTCATGCGTACACTTAGTTATCTCCATGTGTCCGGATAACCAGCTCAGCCAATGGCCCTTACTGAATctctcttcctgtctgtctTCCTGTCTTTCGCTCTCATCTTTTCTCAGAtgaaacaaaagaacagaatAGTTTCTTTGTACCAGAGACTGAGACGTCGGCCCCGGACTACTGGAGGGAGAACTCAGGTATAAAAACTCacgtttttgtatttattctttttttataagTGGTTGCAAAACAGCTACATTCAGatagaacacagaaaataaactaaAGGCAAAAGTTGAAACTGGCAAATCAGGCACTGAAAGTATAATTATTGGGATGGAATGGATACCGTCTGCTTATATTTGGTGTTTGATGACactgattattatttatattagaAAGTAAACCTACTTGTGATTAAAATGCTGATTAAAAACTGACACTTTATGACTTTATTTGCAAAACGACACTGATTTCTTACACAAATGACATTCAGAACAGTTCAGTCAGTGAGGGAAAGCCTTTGACTCTTAAGCTTTATCCATCTCCATCTACATGTCCTCTCAGATGGCAAGTTAAGGGAttcatataaat
This Astatotilapia calliptera chromosome 7, fAstCal1.2, whole genome shotgun sequence DNA region includes the following protein-coding sequences:
- the skor2 gene encoding SKI family transcriptional corepressor 2, which translates into the protein MDKTHLSSPTDIIMTSSTGPYQQEPLTPPRPTHHHSSSSSLSSPSPSSSSSPLKPNQVGQVFLYGVPIVSLVIDNTERLCLAQISNTLLKNYSYNEIHNRRVALGITCVQCTPVQLEILRRAGAMPISSRRCGMITKREAERLCKSFLGENSPPKLPDNFAFDVTHECAWGCRGNFIPARYNSSRAKCIKCSFCNMYFSPNKFIFHSHRSTPETKYTQPDAANFNSWRRHLKLTDKHPPEELIYAWEDVKAMFNGGSRKRALPSSSHCSAMGPMKSLSGSVVPHVMGPELGAQKRTRFEDEDDLDGGSLSPRKTPRSYPVIPVPSKGFGMLQKFPPTSLFPSPYPFPAFGLCQQKKEDSDVPAGQKGAGLSGLLWPGRKDSFYPPFCMFWPPRAAGGIPVPTYIHPQPSTLSSLTDNPSLRQAFLDLSDPSESGAVSGNGSGINATMTPSGGSTTPKSGLFDTECTTVTTDPRPVTSEGWLKLLENPTLQSRKSSYGSAFRPVIKDAESIAKLHSNGGGVTGATDEDFVVTRSDQHPRLSPTSSCSYGSESGGDGEPEGAESEEEGEVDVESSKQDDEEEGSFTNRPPQTQTNLYLSALSDNAGEDRGKDRGSGAMYPGTSPRSSSDPIQQESPSLPTSPPASLPLSSSTPPHREDTAYKNVHKNRDEGLPAYATKDNSSISDETKEQNSFFVPETETSAPDYWRENSGDQSQGAASPVQLKKDVESMEKEELQKVLLEQIDFRRRLEQEFHALKGTSPFPVFHNFQDQMKRELAYREEMVQQLQMIPYANIIRKEKISSHLNK